A window of Rufibacter sp. LB8 contains these coding sequences:
- a CDS encoding transglutaminase-like domain-containing protein, with translation MTNKELKALISLLDDEDPDVVAHVHARIVDLGDTITPFLEEAWEESLDPEHQKKLEDLIHDLQFSALLRRLQEWKDEGAQDLLHGMWLLSTYQYPDVTLEQIKQTIAELYYEAWVNVRPEMHPYDQVKALNHVLFKLHHFSANTKNFHAPGNSMINQVLESKRGNPLTLCVIYMVLAQKLGLPVYGVNLPNLFILTFKSELAPQFYINVYNRGLILTRADIDNYILQLNLNPVDIFYEPCEPIDIVRRALRNLALSYEKLNDPEKATEIAKMLDVIGEEPQRGSFLASSEEDADDDAPDAEEPGEDEEDL, from the coding sequence TTGACGAACAAAGAATTAAAGGCGCTGATCTCCCTGTTGGACGACGAAGACCCGGATGTGGTGGCGCACGTGCACGCTAGAATTGTTGACTTAGGCGATACCATCACCCCGTTTCTGGAGGAGGCCTGGGAAGAGAGCCTGGACCCCGAGCATCAGAAAAAACTGGAAGACCTCATCCATGACCTGCAGTTCAGCGCCCTGCTGCGCCGCCTGCAGGAGTGGAAAGACGAAGGCGCCCAGGACCTGCTGCACGGCATGTGGCTCCTGAGCACCTACCAGTACCCCGACGTGACGCTGGAACAGATCAAGCAGACCATTGCCGAGCTGTACTATGAGGCCTGGGTGAACGTTCGGCCCGAGATGCACCCCTATGACCAGGTGAAAGCCCTGAACCATGTGCTGTTCAAGCTGCACCATTTCTCTGCCAACACTAAGAACTTCCATGCGCCGGGCAACTCCATGATCAACCAGGTACTGGAGAGCAAGCGCGGAAACCCGCTCACCCTGTGCGTGATTTACATGGTGCTGGCGCAGAAACTGGGCTTGCCCGTGTACGGTGTGAACCTGCCCAACCTGTTCATCCTAACGTTTAAAAGCGAGCTGGCCCCGCAGTTTTACATCAATGTCTACAACCGGGGCCTCATTCTCACCCGCGCCGACATTGACAACTACATCTTGCAATTAAACCTGAACCCGGTAGATATTTTCTACGAACCCTGCGAGCCCATTGACATTGTGCGCCGTGCCCTCAGGAACCTGGCCCTCTCCTATGAGAAATTGAACGACCCCGAAAAAGCCACCGAAATCGCCAAAATGCTGGACGTCATTGGCGAAGAACCCCAGCGCGGCTCCTTCCTGGCTTCCTCAGAAGAAGATGCAGACGACGATGCACCAGATGCGGAAGAGCCAGGCGAAGACGAAGAAGATTTATAG